The DNA window GTGAAGGTCCTGTGAGCGGGAACTTCTGGTCAGTTTCTGTGCAGCCTCGCTGCTGGCGGGGTGACCCTCACGCAGCAGGCGCTCCTTCAGTGACTTGGGGGCTTAGAGGCACAGCAGGGCACCCTGGAGCTGGAGTCGTGGCTTCTAGAGCCCCTGGCCTGGGGGCTGTGCTTGCAGCCCACCTgcactggggaggtgggggctTTGGCAAGAAGCTTCGGCCGAGCTGCGGAGCCAGGGGCGCAGGAAGGAGGCGGCGCCCCTGCTCTGACGCCAGGCGCCCTCATGCCACCACCGGGTGCTCTGTGTGGGTTCCGCAGCGAGAGAGCGAGGGCAGTGGCACCCTCGCCTGGAGTGGAGGGCGTTTGTGAAGCTGTGGGCCCTGCTTTGTTATGCTTCAGGTGGTCATGGCTTTGGAGGATACTTGTCCCTTGGTAATCCAGTTCAAGTGTGCGCCAGTGAATGGGTTTACGGTCTCCATTATTTCAAGCCTCGTATGTATGTCTGAGAATTTTGTCTGTGTGCTATGACAAACTTGAAAAAGAACAGCGCAAAAACAGCTTCTTCCACACCTGCTGCAGCTGGAGTGACGTGCAGGCTGCGGTCCTGGAACATGCCTGGCGGGCAGATGGCTCACTGACGCCCAGACACACCCAGCTTCCACGGTGGAGCACCCTGGCTTCCCTGCCGACTTCCGTATGCAGGCCGTGGGCTTCTTTTGTCATCTCCGTACAGTTTTAGAGATGAAAGGCAAAGAACGGTGCTTCACTCGAGTTTAATGTTGAAAGACTAACCAAGCGTGTCTCCAGTTTTTATTTGCTCTGCAAGTGACCGACCGGTCACCAGTGATGGCGCGTGGCTGCAGGTGTTGAGCCAGCGCTGTCCTTTGGGGAGAGTGAGCGTTGCTGGGTCCTGGTTGGGCTTGGACCGTGGGTGCAGCTCTCCCAGTGGCTTCCTGGCCTCTCGTTGCCCTAAAGCCGGGAAGTCAGAGTGCACTATTGCCTTTACAGAGGAGAGCAAGGGCGTTCTGCTTTATTCTTAATACGAgtctcagaaaagaaataaaacacttacCTCAGAGCTCTGAAATAATTCAGGCTGTTATTTTAATCAATTAAGATAGAAAATAACTTGCAGGCTTTGAAGAGTTTGTATTTGCCTCAGATAAATTTGATTTTGAGGTGAGGCCTTCTTTGGTGAAAGAGGAGTGAGGCTGTCCTGAGTATGACAGGAAAGCTTGTCCAAAAATAACAGGAATTATGTCTCCCGTCTCGGTCCAGGAATTTACTCGATAGCGTTTTCCATGAAGCCAGCGGACAGGCCCCCGTGCACGTGGGCGCACCTGTGTGCTGGGCCAAGGCACTGGGCATTATGGAAGAGAAAGAAGCCCCTGTTTCAAACTAGTAGCAAACCAGAGCATTTGAAAATGGCTTTGATATTTCAGGTGTGCGAGCACTTTAGGAAATGTTTGATCTTGCTTCTGAAGCTGTGGACGACctagtgggttgttttttttttttttttttaaagaaagctctGTTATGAGAAACAAAGATCTGAGCAAATATCAAAGTCTTGAGAAAATACCATTTGGCTCAGTCCAAAAACACTTAACTACCCAGACATTCTTTTCTGTTCTAACTTGGAGGTGCCAGGAATACCGAGGCGCTGCGAGCATTCCTGGTGTGGCCGCAGCCCTGATTTACAGGCTCCTGGGTTAGCAGCCTgagctgccctctgccctccGCTGAGCCACCCGATCTGGGACCTGGCCTGAGTCAGGTGACCCTCGCGGAGGTGACAGCGCTGCTTCCTGGCACCTTCCCTCGGGAGGCCGTGTGAGAGCCGGCGCAGGGGTTTGTCCTCTCCTGTGAGTTGTAGGCTGGAAGAGGGGCGGGGGGCGCAGGCTGTCCCCTGCCGTCGGCGCTGACCCCCTCCAGAGGGGAGGGCGGCTGTCGGGGAGCCCCGGCCCCCGAGCCCGCCTCTCCGTGTGGCCGTCCTGTCCCTGCTTCCTGCCGGGGCTCTGGTGCCGCTGTCCGGGGACGCTCATCCGTCCACGACAGAGTCCTAGCTTTCCACTCTTGGTTTCCCCAGAAGTGGCGAGGACACAGTTTTCAGAATCCAGATGTGTGTCTTCAATTGAAAAAACTGTGGCTCCACCAAACACTTGCTGCCTTGTTCTTGTTTTGGCCATTttaccagcccctccccaccccatgatGCAGTCCTGGCCTCCACTGCACAGGTGCCATCGAAATCCCTAGGCGTTGTCACCAGGTGGAAGTGAAGCCGCCTGCACAGTTTCTTTGAGAAGTTTTTGTCTACTTGAACTGCTGCTGTAGCGCGGGGTCTCGGCCCCTGTGCCGGTCGTCGGGGCTCGTGTGTTACGCGCTTGGGGCCTTGCCCTCTCCGCGCCCAGAAAGAGAACGGGATTCCTCTTCGTTGTTGAACTGACCGGTCTTCCCAGAGTGCTTGTCTGGCGTCGCTGTATGTAGCTGTCATTCAGCAGCTCTGCCCTCCTGATAAAGATGTACGGAGGAAAGATGGTCTTCGAGTTTAAACGAGATTTTAAACTGCTGTTGTGCGTGTTTTATAAAGGACGTTTGTAAGGGGAGGAGGCGTTCCCCTCTCTGTTAAGCTGCGAGctgctctccctctccctctccctctctggctGGCCTTCACGTCTTGTCTGTTGGTCAAGATAGTGTTAATTTATACACACAGAGCTTTAAAATTTGACAGGACTTTGGAAGTGGTTTGGCCCGTTTCTACCATTTTCCACATGAGGAGGACGCGAActcaggaaggcaggcaggcaggcaggcatgtGCCTGGTGACGGTGAGGACTCAGGTGACCACGTCGTCCCAGGATGTGGCACGAGCCCAGGCCTGCAGGTCAGGGCTTGCGGCTGACGCACGTGCGCACGAGCATCATCAGTGAtctgtctgttctctgtatctgtttctTGAAGGTTACGAAACCACTTCTCaggcacatttaaaaattaaaagtagccTTTGAAGTAACAACTCTGAACCCCTCATTCATTAGTACAATAGAGTCCTGCTCTAACAGGTACCAGGATCTGTATCTTTATCTTGACGTGTAATTGTAccacagagaaaacagaatccCTGCTGCCCCACCCGCAACCTTATTAATGTGAAAACTGCCTGTGATCCGCTCTTTGTGATGTAAACCTCATTGGAACGGAACAATGACACGTTACTTTCCAACCATAAAAAAATACCAATTTATCGTTATTATAATATTTAGATAAGTCTTTTCATGCACATTTGTAAAGCAATAGATATTTCCTTAACTCGTTTCTGAAGTGTGGTAGACATTGAAAAAAATCTACCTTGAAGTTCTGTCTCTGTATTTTGTATCTTTTAGGGGCCCAGAAGACACCTGTTTtgagtttggggtttttcctGCCATCCTGAGTTTCCCACTTGATTACCCGTTAAGTCCTCCAAAGATGAGATTTACCTGTGAGATGTTTCATCCCAACAGTAAGTGCTTTTGAAGTAGTTTCGATGGTTCCAGGAGAGGCCTAGAGATTGTGCGCATGTGGGCATTCATGGTATACTGCTGTTTTGCTCTGTGTTTGGAATTTTCCAtaatacaaagtttaaaaattcattatgGTCAGAAGAGTTGATTGAGGAAGTCAACAAGTTCAAGGCGATTAACCATGAAATATGACTATGAAGAGGATTGTgggtaattaaaaaatgaatgataaGGGCCTCattagtggtgcagtggttaggaatccgcctgccaatgcaggggacatgggtttgagccctggtccaggaagatcccacattgccacggagcaactaagcccgtgtgccacaactactgagcccacgtgccacaactagtgagcccacatgccacaactgctgaagctcgagtgcctagagcccgtgctccgcaacaggagaagccaccacagtgagaatcccgcacaccacaatgaagagtagcccccgcttgcagcaactagagaaagcccacacgcagcaacgaagacccaacgcggcaaaaataaataagtaaataataagatTATATTGAAGATAAATACATTCTTTAGAACGATACCTGTGATGTGGTTTAAAGACAAATACGGCCAATAAACTGACTGAATTATGTGTGTACTAAGAATAGCCTGataatattatttttgatgttCAGGTAATCAATGCAaatagttttggttttttgttttttttgttctttttgcggtacgcgggcctctcactgttgtggcctctcccattgcggagcacaggctccggatgcgcaggctcagcggccatggctcacgggcccagctgctccgcggcatgtgggatcttcccggaccggggcatgaacccgtgtcccctgcatcggcaggcggactctcaaccactgtgccaccagggaagccccaaagcaaatagtttttaaatttggCCTTACTGTAGTGGGTATGTGttacttttattttgtaaaaattatttttgagaagAGCTATTCAGTAGGTCTACCAATGTCATAAAAATTGGTCGGtccataaatacttaaaaaaataatccagCAGATTCACTGAGAGTTGCTGGGATGGGGTGGTGAGCAGACCGTCAGAGGTGGGGGGCTGGACGGTCAGGAGCTCCCAATCTGAGGGCAGCGATGGACTCTGATGAAGGAATCATACAGAGAGATGTGAAACCACGTGGGaggccagggaggcccctgcaggGGTGGTGGTTGAACCCACCACCTGCAGGAGGAGCTGTAGGAGTTACCCAGGGGTCTgtttggggcggggagggggtctAGCAGGTGCAGAGGCCCAgtgtgaggagggagggggaggggagggggaggggccaaCCCAGTTCAGGCCTTTTGGTCAACATTAAGGATTTTGATGTTTATCCGAGGAGCAGTGGAGGCCCACTGAGGGGCTGGGAGTGAGCGTGAGGGGCGGCATGACCAGCATGGCCTTTGAAGGGTGACTGTGGTGCAGGCTGGAGGTGGAGCGGAGCGCGTGCTGGGCCGCTGCCGTGGCCTGGAGGGGAGACCGCCGGCCTGGCACCGGCGGGAGTTGTTGGCGCTGAAGCGCTGTGGCTGGGCGGGGACTTGGGAGGGTTAGGAAATGACGCTGCTGTGGTGTGGTGGGGGGGGTGACAGGGACACAGCTGCTTTTTGATGTTTCTGGGGACAATGGTGTCATCACGTGGTGTGTCACCTTGAGGAAGTGACACCGAAGTTGAAAGCTCTGCAACACCTCTTCTCTGTCCGTGGCAGAGAGAACTGTTCAAAGCGTTCTGGGCGCCCTGGTCCCGTGTGTGTGGACTTCAGACGGACATCCTGGTGTCTGAGACAGGTCGCACGTGGTTTCCTAACCCTTCAGTGAGAGTGTGCGTTACACTTTCAAAGCGCAGAAACCACTAGAACAAGGGATGCATGGGGAAAATGAGGGACCAGGTGTAAAAGAAAGGCTGTTTATAACGACTCACATTGCCAAATGGTCACGAGATGCGGAGTTCATGAGTGAGGGTGAATtaaataacttcatttaaaaTTGTCTGGTATTCTTATTATTATAACTTAATAGCCTTACAGTTTTACAAGTGGTTCCTGGATATCTGAGCATATACTAAATCATCTGAGAATTTCCCCAAGTATGTGTAAAAGAAAGATAACAGATGCTTTTGACCTTCCTGACAGGACCAACCCTAGactttgaattaaaaatttatttttcttgaatcaGATCTTGAGGGTCTTGTTAGTGATGCTGTTGATGGGAGATGCATTTAGATTCAGGCATAGCTGATTTCCAGAGAAGACAGGCGGTCGTTTTTCTGTTACAGTAAGTTACCAAGAGAAATCtcggtatctgtctttctccgGATATTTAAGTAATTCCTGTAGCGTTTTTCCCAGCTATGGCAACGTATATTTTACACAGTCCATTTTAGGGATTTAATGGCAGAACGAGGGATATCTAGGAAACTTTTTATGAAAAGTGTTGTGAAGAGTctaattacatgagatattttgGTGGAATATCTGGCTGCCAGGTAGCCTTTCATTTATCCCCTTTGGATATAATGCTTTTAAAATCCATATGAAGGTGGAATCACCCCATGATACTAGAGCCGTTCAGACCGGCCCAGCACCCTGTCGGTGCGTGAGCGGTGCCCTGGGAGCCCGGCCGGGCCTGCGGGGAGCGCGTGGACGTGAGCATGGCCGTGAACGCGGCGCTGGGGCCGCAGGTGGTGCCGCGTGCAGACAGCTCCGTCTCGGTGTCTGCGCCGCTTGCTGCCTTTTCTCTGTGGGCCTGACCGAGCGCCCTATCGCGGGCCCATTCCCTCGGCTCACCGGGTGTGCTCTGACCCCGCAGTCTACCCTGACGGCAGAGTCTGCATCTCCATCCTGCACGCTCCCGGTGACGACCCCATGGGCTACGAGAGCAGTGCCGAGCGGTGGAGCCCCGTGCAGAGCGTGGAGAAGATCCTCCTGTCGGTGGTGAGCATGCTGGCAGGTAACGCCCGCCCCGCCAGCTCCTGGCACGCTGCAGGTTCACGTCCAGACGGGGAGACCCGACACTCGGTGCTGCTTCTCTTTCCTCGTTAACCCTTGTCTTATAACTCCCTGTCCACCGTGAGGAGTCGATATATACTGTTTTCTTTTGTGCTTTTTCATGTAATGTTATTCATGCACACTTTTCCAAGTGTAAGCTGCTTTTTATAATTACGGATGTAAAGATGTCTTGTGTGTATCACATTGTTGGCCATGAGTATCCGTGggcatttcattcattcagtgggCACTATATTGCAGACACCGTGTCCTGGGGTGTAAAGCTCAGGTGACACCCCAGCCTTAAGGCCCCACGTTCTAAGGGAACTTTCACAGCCACCAACTATTGCAGGCCACTGTGATAAATCCTGAGATCAGGGTACAGGGGCCACTTCCCGAGGTGAGTTTAGAACACGTGGGAGTTAACAAGGCTGGGGGGGGGGCACGGACCCTCTGGCGGCGTCGCCAGGACTATAGGTATGGCTGGAGCCCGGCTGGGGGCGGGGCGCCCTGTGG is part of the Mesoplodon densirostris isolate mMesDen1 chromosome 5, mMesDen1 primary haplotype, whole genome shotgun sequence genome and encodes:
- the UBE2G2 gene encoding ubiquitin-conjugating enzyme E2 G2, whose amino-acid sequence is MAGTALKRLMAEYKQLTLNPPEGIVAGPMNEENFFEWEALIMGPEDTCFEFGVFPAILSFPLDYPLSPPKMRFTCEMFHPNIYPDGRVCISILHAPGDDPMGYESSAERWSPVQSVEKILLSVVSMLAEPNDESGANVDASKMWRDDREQFYKIAKQIVQKSLGL